One Saccharopolyspora erythraea NRRL 2338 genomic region harbors:
- a CDS encoding MerR family transcriptional regulator: MRIGELSERTGTSRRLLRYYEEQGLIVAARSPNGYRDYDEYNVDRVAQIRGLLDSGLPTRIIKQILPCLDKPRVIHFSDATPEMLATLQRELDRMTRRIDCMTRNRDAIAEYLDAVREKRSEAETAPTS; the protein is encoded by the coding sequence ATGCGCATCGGGGAGCTGTCGGAACGCACCGGCACGTCGCGCAGGCTGCTGCGCTACTACGAGGAGCAGGGCCTGATCGTCGCCGCGCGTTCGCCGAACGGCTACCGCGACTACGACGAGTACAACGTGGACCGCGTCGCGCAGATCAGGGGGCTGCTCGACTCCGGCCTCCCGACCCGGATCATCAAGCAGATCCTCCCCTGCCTCGACAAGCCCCGCGTCATCCACTTCTCCGACGCGACACCGGAGATGCTCGCCACCCTCCAACGCGAGCTCGACCGCATGACCCGGCGCATCGACTGCATGACCCGCAACCGCGACGCCATCGCCGAATATCTCGACGCCGTGCGGGAAAAGCGCTCGGAAGCCGAGACCGCACCGACGTCCTGA
- a CDS encoding MFS transporter: protein MTGRQREREQRPQPQTGDQGHPRRWLILVALCAALLVIVIDNTVLNVAIPEIGRTFDASTGELQAVLDSYVVVCGGLLVAAGALSDRCGRRRVMVAGLVVFGLTSAGAALAPSVWWLIGMRAAMGVGAALVMPATLAIMVRVFPPHERPKAFAAWTAVGSVALGLGPLLGGALVDLWSWAGIFLVNLPFVAVALAGVVRLVPESRDPAAGAPDLPSTVLVTTGMVALVWAVIAVPERGALATPVLAATALAVVSLAWFGVRQRRASAPMVDFGLYRDRRFAGASSAIALIAVATGSTLFVLSQYLQLVRGHSAVVAGMAALPLAAGSVVGSALGARAPARIGYRACIVTGFAVTAAGFGVLAALGPDSGQPHIAFGLLLCGFGTGFAGPAATSTALGAVPADRAGMGSALNDTHQQLGIAFGVAVLGGLLSTAYRAFLPTGVPHDASTSLAATLSFADERTSAALADAARLAFTQAQSATMTAGLACALAGAAVAMLSLRSGRRAPSR from the coding sequence GTGACCGGAAGGCAGCGAGAACGGGAACAGCGGCCTCAGCCGCAGACCGGCGACCAGGGGCACCCTCGGCGATGGCTGATCCTGGTGGCGCTGTGCGCGGCGCTGCTGGTGATCGTCATCGACAACACGGTCCTCAACGTGGCGATCCCGGAGATCGGGCGGACCTTCGACGCCTCGACGGGCGAGCTGCAGGCCGTGCTCGACTCCTACGTCGTGGTGTGCGGCGGCCTGCTGGTCGCCGCCGGCGCGCTCTCCGACCGGTGCGGACGGCGCCGCGTCATGGTGGCCGGGCTCGTCGTCTTCGGCCTGACCTCGGCGGGCGCCGCGCTGGCCCCGTCGGTCTGGTGGCTGATCGGCATGCGCGCGGCCATGGGAGTCGGTGCGGCGCTGGTGATGCCCGCGACGCTGGCGATCATGGTGCGCGTCTTCCCGCCGCACGAACGCCCGAAGGCCTTCGCCGCGTGGACGGCGGTCGGGTCGGTGGCCCTCGGGCTGGGGCCGCTGCTGGGCGGCGCGCTGGTGGACCTGTGGAGCTGGGCTGGGATCTTCCTGGTCAACCTGCCTTTCGTGGCGGTGGCGCTGGCAGGCGTCGTCCGGCTGGTGCCCGAGTCGCGTGATCCGGCCGCGGGCGCGCCCGACCTGCCGAGCACGGTGCTCGTCACCACCGGGATGGTGGCCCTGGTCTGGGCGGTGATCGCGGTGCCGGAGCGCGGCGCGCTCGCGACCCCGGTGCTCGCCGCCACGGCACTGGCTGTGGTGTCGCTGGCCTGGTTCGGCGTGCGCCAGCGACGCGCGAGCGCGCCGATGGTCGACTTCGGCCTGTACCGGGACCGCCGGTTCGCCGGGGCGAGCTCGGCCATCGCGCTGATCGCGGTGGCCACCGGCAGCACGCTGTTCGTCCTCAGCCAGTACCTGCAACTGGTGCGCGGCCACAGCGCGGTGGTGGCCGGGATGGCGGCCCTGCCGCTGGCCGCCGGGAGCGTGGTGGGCTCGGCGCTGGGAGCCCGGGCACCTGCCCGGATCGGCTACCGGGCATGCATCGTCACCGGGTTCGCCGTCACCGCCGCCGGGTTCGGCGTGCTGGCCGCGCTCGGGCCGGACAGCGGCCAGCCGCACATCGCGTTCGGGCTCCTGCTCTGCGGGTTCGGGACCGGCTTCGCCGGACCGGCGGCCACCAGCACCGCGCTGGGCGCCGTGCCCGCCGACCGCGCCGGGATGGGCTCGGCGCTCAACGACACCCACCAGCAGCTCGGGATCGCCTTCGGCGTGGCGGTGCTCGGCGGCCTGCTCTCGACCGCCTACCGCGCTTTCCTACCCACCGGCGTGCCGCACGACGCGAGCACGTCGCTCGCCGCGACCCTGTCGTTCGCCGACGAGCGCACCAGCGCCGCGCTGGCCGACGCCGCCCGGCTCGCCTTCACCCAGGCTCAGAGCGCGACGATGACGGCCGGACTCGCCTGCGCGCTGGCCGGCGCGGCGGTCGCCATGCTCAGCCTGCGCTCGGGACGGCGAGCGCCGTCGCGCTGA
- a CDS encoding TetR/AcrR family transcriptional regulator — MTAKSKTSTSEGAPGAVWFRPEKQSRTKPLLTQDKIVSAAVELLDRDGVRQLSMRKLADRLQAHATSLYWHVSTKDDVLDLALDAVFGEVRLPVESGPSWRDDIIAFMAELRRVLLDHPWAAALASTRPLAGPNALARSEFVYAALAAAGFGRADVLAAGAAVSNYVIGSVSAESVWRHQDEAGTRSALAEHLRAREADYPALAGNFPADGGDWQAHFDRGAQYLVAGMAATAGLE; from the coding sequence ATGACCGCGAAGTCGAAGACCTCGACGTCCGAGGGTGCTCCCGGTGCGGTGTGGTTCCGCCCGGAGAAGCAGTCGAGGACGAAGCCGCTGCTGACGCAGGACAAGATCGTCTCCGCGGCCGTGGAGCTGCTCGACCGCGACGGCGTGCGGCAGCTCAGCATGCGCAAGCTGGCCGACCGGCTGCAGGCGCACGCGACGAGCCTGTACTGGCACGTGTCGACCAAGGACGACGTCCTGGACCTCGCCCTCGACGCCGTGTTCGGGGAGGTCCGGCTGCCCGTGGAGTCCGGCCCGTCGTGGCGCGACGACATCATCGCCTTCATGGCCGAACTGCGGCGCGTGCTGCTGGACCACCCGTGGGCGGCGGCCCTGGCGAGCACCCGCCCGCTGGCCGGCCCCAACGCCCTGGCGCGCTCGGAGTTCGTCTACGCCGCGCTGGCGGCGGCAGGCTTCGGCCGCGCCGACGTCCTGGCGGCCGGGGCGGCGGTCTCCAACTACGTCATCGGCTCGGTGTCGGCGGAGTCGGTCTGGCGCCACCAGGACGAGGCGGGCACCCGCTCCGCCCTCGCCGAGCACCTGCGCGCCCGCGAGGCCGACTACCCCGCTCTCGCCGGCAACTTCCCGGCTGACGGCGGCGACTGGCAAGCCCACTTCGACCGCGGCGCGCAGTACCTCGTCGCGGGCATGGCCGCGACCGCCGGGCTGGAGTAG
- a CDS encoding cytochrome P450 family protein: MTTGEVPDLLAFDDAFAQDRHNRYARMREEPVQRIRTVNGLDAWLITRYEDVKQALLDPRIAKDFGRTQQIIEKRLADAERRPGFSPDLGPHMLNTDPPDHTRLRKLVVKAFTARRVEGLRPRIEQITDDLLDRLAGRSEVDLIDEFAFPLPITVISELMGVEDSRRDDFRSWTNVLVDGSQPEAQAQASVAMVEYLTELIAKKRTEPGDDLLTALLEAVEDGDRLSEGELIAMVFLLLVAGHETTVNLIGNCVLSLLGNPDQLAALRNDPSLLPGAIEETLRYESPVANGTFRHTAEAVRFGDVVIPEGELVWVALGAANRDGERFEDPDRFDITRETTGHVAFGHGIHFCVGAALARLEAQIAVGRLLERFPDLRMAASPDDLRWRFSVLMRGLEKLPVRPGA; encoded by the coding sequence ATGACCACCGGTGAAGTGCCCGACTTACTGGCTTTCGACGACGCCTTCGCGCAGGACCGGCACAACCGGTACGCGCGGATGCGCGAGGAGCCGGTGCAGCGCATCCGCACGGTGAACGGCCTCGACGCGTGGCTGATCACCCGCTACGAGGACGTCAAGCAGGCGCTGCTGGACCCCAGGATCGCCAAGGACTTCGGGCGCACCCAGCAGATCATCGAGAAGAGGCTGGCCGACGCCGAGCGCAGGCCGGGGTTCTCGCCCGACCTCGGCCCGCACATGCTCAACACCGACCCGCCGGACCACACCCGGTTGCGCAAGCTGGTGGTCAAGGCGTTCACCGCGCGGCGGGTCGAGGGCCTGCGGCCGCGGATCGAGCAGATCACCGACGACCTGCTCGACCGCCTGGCGGGCCGGTCCGAAGTGGATCTGATCGACGAGTTCGCGTTCCCGCTGCCCATCACGGTGATCTCGGAGCTGATGGGCGTGGAGGACTCGCGGCGCGACGACTTCCGGTCGTGGACCAACGTCCTGGTCGACGGGTCGCAGCCGGAGGCGCAGGCCCAGGCGTCGGTGGCGATGGTCGAGTACCTGACCGAGCTGATCGCCAAGAAGCGCACCGAGCCCGGTGACGACCTGCTGACCGCGCTGCTGGAGGCGGTCGAGGACGGCGACCGCCTCAGCGAGGGCGAGCTGATCGCCATGGTGTTCCTGCTGCTGGTCGCCGGGCACGAGACGACGGTCAACCTGATCGGCAACTGCGTGCTGTCGCTGCTGGGCAACCCCGACCAGCTCGCCGCGCTGCGCAACGACCCGTCGCTGCTGCCCGGCGCGATCGAGGAGACCCTGCGCTACGAGAGCCCGGTGGCGAACGGCACGTTCCGGCACACCGCCGAGGCGGTCCGGTTCGGCGACGTGGTGATCCCCGAGGGAGAGCTCGTCTGGGTCGCGCTCGGGGCGGCGAACCGGGACGGTGAGCGCTTCGAGGACCCCGACCGCTTCGACATCACCCGGGAGACCACCGGGCACGTCGCCTTCGGCCACGGCATCCACTTCTGCGTGGGCGCCGCCCTGGCCCGGCTGGAGGCCCAGATCGCCGTCGGCAGGCTCCTGGAGCGCTTCCCGGACCTGCGGATGGCCGCGTCGCCGGACGACCTGCGGTGGCGGTTCAGCGTCCTGATGCGGGGCCTGGAGAAGCTGCCGGTCCGCCCCGGCGCCTGA